The Rhodobacter sp. 24-YEA-8 DNA segment TTCGGCACAGGCAAGAATGGCGGCTTCGTCGCAGGCCCTTGCCCGACGGATCATCGGCGCCTTCCGTTTATCGGCGCGGATATCAGTCATCGTCGCCCACTTTGCCCCGCATCGATTTGACCTCACCGCGCGCGGATTTGGACGCGAGCCTGCGCTGCTGGCTGCCCCAGGTGGCTTTGGTCGCGATGCGGCGCTTCGGGACGACCAGAGCCTGACGGATCAGCTCAATCAGCCGCTCGCGGGCGATCTCGCGGTTGCGGGCCTGGCTGCGGGTCTCGTCGACCTGGATGACCAGCGCGCCTTCCAGCGTCCATTTCCGCCCGGCGAGGCGTTTCAGCCTGGTTTTGACCGGGCCTGTCAGATGCGGCGAGCGTTCGGCCTCGAATCGCAGCTCGACTGCGGTCGAGACCTTGTTGACATTCTGCCCGCCGGGACCGGAGGCCCGCATGAAGCTCTCCGAGAGCTCCCAGTCGGCGATAGAGATGGTTTCGGTGACATGTAACATGGGAAAATGGGGCGCAAAGCAGAGAAAGGGCCGCCTGATCGGCGACCCTTTCCGAGTTCCAAGGAGATGGGCCAGTTAGGAATTGAAGGCCCAATCAGTCGTTCGTCTTGCTGAGGGGCTGCCCTCAGAAAACACCCCTCCTGACTGTCTTGACACCTCTCTCCAATATCACTCTAGACACTGGATCACCTCCTTTCGAAAAGTTTCCGATAAGGTGATGCTGGCACAGATTTGGTATCGATCAAGTAAATTTACGCAAATCTAGCGGTCACTTTGCTGATTATGATGCGGAAAGGCACCAGTGCGACCAGGGCAAGCGCAATTTTTACGCACCAGTCCCCAATCGCGAGAGAGACCCAGAACGGAGCAGCCGGTCCAAAGCCCAGTAGCGGGGAGGGCGCGGCGGCCCAGGAGACATCGACGCCTGGCTCGAGGAAGGTGAAGACGGCGGAAAAGGCGATGGAGAAGAAGATCACCGTGTCGATGCTGGATGAGATCAGCGACGAGATCAGCGGCGCCTGCCACCAGGGACGGTTGCGCAGCGCGGTAAAGATCGAGACATCGGTCATCTGCGCGACGAGATAGGCCAGTGCCGAGCCGATGGCGACGCGCAGCGTGACCAGGGGGCCGGACTCGCCTATGATCTGTGTGCCGATCAGCGAGCAGACGAGGCCGGTCAGAAACCCTGCCAGCACCACGATCCGCGCGGCGCGCGGGCCCTGAAAGCGGTTGACCAGATCTCCGACAAGAAAGGCGAAGGGGTAGGTAAAGGCACCCCAGGTCAGGAAATCCCCAAAGGGAAACTGCACGAGGATGTTTGAGGCCAGCACGATGGCGGCCATGGCAAGAATGCCAGGCAGAAGGCGGGTCATGGATTTGTTTTCCGTTTTGACAAGGTAGCGGAGACTTGGCCCCCACCTGCGCGGGGGACGGCGCTCATTACGCCTGTCCCGCCTGTCCGTCAATCGCGCGGATGCCTGCTGCGCGGGCATCGGGGGGCGCTGCCCCTCGCCTCCTTCGGAGCCCCCCGGGATATTTAGAGACAGATGAAAGAAGGGCTGCTTTTCATCTGTCCTTAAATATCCCCGCCGGAGGCCTTCCCGGGGCCGCATGCGGCTCCGGGAAGATCTGTTGCTTCAGTTCGAGTCGAGCACGGCCTGGCACTGGCGCGGCAGGTCGGCCATGGTGAACTGGCGCGGGTGTTTCTTCTTCGGCGGGTCTTCTTCGTCCGGGTCCTTCTTGCCGGGCTGTTGCTTCGGTGGGTTCAGATAATCGGTGACCCACCAGTTCAGCGTTTCGTCACAGCCATTGCCGCCTTTGGAGAGTTCGGCGACGCCGGGTGTCTGGGTCTCGCAGGCGGTGGCGCCCGCCGGGCATTTCAGCCGCACGTGGAAATGGGTGTCATGGCCTGCCACCGGGCGCAGCTTTTGCAGCCAGGCGGTGTCGGATTTCTTCGCGGTCTTGCAGATTTCCAGCTTGATCGCGGCGGCGACGAAGATCCGGTCGACCCGCGGATCCGAGGCCGCGACCTTCAGCAGGTTCTGCGCCGCTGGCCCCCAGGCGCGGGTGACCGATTTCTGATCGGCCGAACGCATCGGGATCGAGGACAGGCTCTCGCGCTCAGCGACCGAGAGGTCGAGCCGTTTCGGCGCGAGCCACCAGATATCGGCATCCAGCCCGATCTGATGGCTGGCATGCCCCGTGATCATCGGACCGCCCCTCGGCTGGCTGATATCGCCGATATAGAGACCTTTGCCCCAACCGATCTGGCTTGCGGCATAGGACAGGTCCATCAGGAATTCGACCATCACCGGCTGGCCCCAGTTGCGGTTTCTGGACAGGCGCATCGACTGCCAGTGCGGGCCGTTTTCCGGCATTTTCAGGAGCCCCGCCGCGCAGCCTTTCGCATAGGATCCGATCGGCATCGGATCCTGATTCGAAGGTGTCTTCCAGGCGCCGAGCAGATCCTTGGCCAGCTGCTGCGAGGCTGCCGGAAGCGGCGTGGTCAGGCCTGCACAAAGTGCCGCGAGCAGGGGGAGGGCACGCAGTTTCATCATGACTGTTCACCTTTGGCATTGACGAAGGCCAGCAGCACCAGCCCGAGCAGGAAAAGCGCGATCAGCGGCAGGCCGATCCCGATACGTTGCGAGCCCGAGATCATGCTGACCAGCGCGATGGCCGAGGGGGCGATGAAGCTCGCGACCTTGCCCGAAAGCGCGAAGAGGCCGAAGGCTTCGGTGGCGCGGTCGGGGGTGGTGTGGCGCAGCATCATGGTGCGCGATGCCGCCTGGACCACGCCGCCCGCGCCGCCGATCAGCGCGCCGCAGACCATGAAGATGCGGTCGGATTCATTGGATGCGGAATCCAGCGCGATGCCCCAGATCTGGTCGCGGGTCAGGCCCAGCAGCACAAGGCAAACCAGCGTCAGCACCAGAACCGCCACTGCGATCACCGGCTTGGGCCCGAAAGCGCGGTCGGCGCGGCCGCCTGCCCAGGAACAGGCCACGGCTGCCACTGCGCCGACGATGCCGAAAATGCCGATCTGCCCGACGCTCCAGCCCAGAACGCCCGAGGCATAGACCCCGCCAAAGGCATAAAGCGCGTTCAGCGCGTCGCGGTACAAAAGCGAGGAGCCGAGATAGGCGCTCAGGCTGCGGCGGAACCGCAGCGAGGCAATCAGATCCTTCAGTTCAGTCAGCGCGCGTCCCAGTTGCAGTGGCCGGCTGACGGTTTTCGGTTCTTTGACCCAAAGGAAGAAGGGAATCATGAAGACCATGAACCAGATGGCGGTGAAGGGGCCGACGATGCGGGTGCCGATCATTGTTTCACTGTCTTCGCCGAGGATCGGCCGGATGCCAAGATAGGTGCGCGGCCCGGCCTCGGCCGTTTCGATTGCGCTGAGTTCCGGCCCGGCGAGGCTGTCATCCTCGACCAGAGGCTGGCCGGCTTCGCCGATTGCGCCGGCATATTCGCCGCCTTCGTCCTGTGGGGCGGTGATGAAAAGGCCCAACATCAGGACCAGTGCGATCAGCCCGCCCAGATAGCCAAAGGCAAAACCATAGCCCGAAATCGCGCCGAGATCCTCGTGATCCGACAAGGACGGCATCAGCGCATTGGTGAAGATGGTGGCGAATTCCATCCCGATAAAGCCCATGCCGAAGAACACGACCGCCCACCACAGGATGCCTATCTCGCCGCCCGGCGCCACCCACCACAGCGCCCAGGCGCCGATCACGTAGAAGGACGAGAAGATCCAGACCCAGATCAGCCGCCGTCCGGTGGAATCGGCAATGGCGCCAAGGATCGGCGCCAGAAGCGCGATGATGATCGAGGTTGCGGCGATGCCCCAGCCCCAGAAGCTCTGGGCGGCGGCTTTGGCGGCCTCTTCGTCGAGACCGGTGCCCATGTAATAGCCGCGCGCCACCTCGGCGAAATAGGGGCCGAAGATGAATGTCAGCAGGAGCGTGCTATAGGGCTGGCTGGCCCAGTCAAAGAAATACCAGCCCCAGATCCGTTTCTTTGCACTGACCATCACACGCCCTCTGTTTCGGTCATCAGTGAATCGCGAAACGGCCCCGGGCGCAAGCGCTCAGGCCGGCATCGGCGGCCAGGGGCGGGTGACATCGGCGTGTGACCAGGCCGTGATTCAGGCGGGAAGCGGCAGGCTTCAGGTCGGCAAGCCAGGCGCTTCGGCCATGGTTCAGCTCAGGCCAGGGGGCGATATCCGGGGGCAGGCAGAGATGGCCGGAGAGATGGGTGGCAAAGGGCGCGAGTGCCGGTTGTCGCCGTGCTCTGGCGATCACGAGGGCCATGCCCATCCGAGGGCCATGCCCATCCAGGGATAGATCGTGTTCTCCGTATGGCGCCCGGCTCTGAACTGTGCGTGATCGTGCGCGCCGCGGGGGGATCCGGACCTGAGGAAAAGGATGCCTCCACGCGCGCAGCAGCGCTCCGGCTGCATCCGTTAACCGGGGCTTCACCGCTGTCCTGTCACCATTGGGGAGAGGCAGACTTGCGGCACTGAAGGCCTGGGGCCCGACGGATCTGGCGCCAGACAGAGCGGGCGCATGACAGACTGGCGTCAGCCCGCTTTGACTTGCCCTGAGACCCGGCTCGCGCTACCTGTTCCAAAGCTGGCATGATGAGGAAAAGATGAAGTCCGTTTTCGATATCCTGATGCTTCTCCTCGGTGTGGCGCAATTTGTGGTGCTCGCCCATGTCATTCTCAGCTGGCTGATCAATTTTCAGGTACTGAATATCCGCCAGCCGCTGGTGGCCCAGATCTGGTACAGCCTGAACCGCCTGCTCGAGCCGGTTTACAACCGCGTCCGCAGCATTCTGCCATCGATGCAGGGCATTGATTTCGCGCCGCTGGTGGTCCTGCTGGTGATCATCGGGCTTCGGATGATCCTTCTCAACAACCAATACGCCTTCATGTGATGCGCGACAGCGCCCCCCTCTCTCCCGCCGCTCTGCTGGCGGAGATATTCGGATTCCAGGGCTTCCGCCCCGGTCAGGCCGAGATTGTAGAGGCGGTGACGGCCGGGCTGAACACGCTGGCGATCATGCCGACGGGTGGCGGGAAATCGCTGTGTTTCCAGCTGCCCGCTCTGTGCCGCGACGGCGTGACCGTGGTGATCTCGCCGCTGATCGCCCTGATGCGTGACCAGGTCCGGGGTTTGCGCGAGGCGGGGGTCGAGGCTGGCGCGCTGACCTCTGGCAATACCGACGAGGAAACCGAAGAGGTCTTTCAGGCGCTGGATGAGGGGCGGCTGAAGCTTCTCTATATGGCGCCGGAACGGCTGGCGGCGGGGGCGACCTCCGCGCTGCTCCGCCGGATCAATGTGACGCTGATCGCGGTCGATGAGGCGCATTGCGTCAGCCAGTGGGGCCATGATTTCCGCCCTGATTATCTGCGTATCGGGGAGCTGAGGCGTGCGCTGAATGTGCCGCTGGCCGCCTTCACCGCCACGGCAGATGAGGAAACCCGGGCCGAAATCGTGCAGCGCCTGTTCGATGGCGCGCAGCCCGAGACGTTTCTGCGCGGCTTTGACCGCCCGAATATCCATCTGTCCTTTGCCGCCAAAGACGGCCCGCGCGAACAGATCCTGCGTTATGCGGCCGCACGGCGCGGTCAGTCCGGCATTGTCTATTGCGGCACCCGCGCCAAGACCGAGACGCTTGCCCAGGCGCTTCGCGAGGCCGGTCATGCCGCGCTGCATTACCATGGCGGCATGGAGGCGGGTGACCGCCGCCATGTCGAGACCCGGTTCCAGCGCGATGACGGGCTGATCGTGGTGGCGACGGTGGCCTTCGGGATGGGGATCGACAAGCCCGATATCCGCTGGGTCGCCCATGCCGATCTGCCGAAATCCATCGAATCCTATTATCAGGAGATCGGTCGCGCCGGGCGCGATGGCGCGCCCGCCGAGGCGCTGACGCTTTATGGCGCCGATGATATCCGCTACCGCCGCACCCAGATCGACGAGGGCGCAGCGCCGCCCGAGCGCAAGGCCGCCGATCATGGCCGGCTGAATGCGCTTTTGGGTCTGGCCGAGGCGCTGGCCTGCCGCCGTCAGGTCCTGCTGGCCTATTTCGGCGAGGAAAGCGGGCCTTGCGGCAATTGTGATCTCTGCACCACGCCGCCGGCGGTGTTTGATGGAACAGAACCTGTCCGTAAGGCGCTTTCCGCCGTGCTCAGGACCGGCGAAAGCTATGGTGCGGGCCATCTGATCGACATTCTCACCGGCACATCGACGGAAAAGGTCCGCGCGCGCGGGCATCAGGATCTGCCGACCTTCGGTGTCGGGCGCGAGCTGTCGAAACCGGCCTGGAATTCGGTCTTCCTCCAGATGATGGGGCGCGATCTGCTAAGGCCGGATTTTGAACGCCACGGCGCGTTGAGAATGACCGATTCCGCCCGCCCGGTGCTGCGCGGAGATGTCGAAATCCAGCTCCGCCGCCCCGATATCCGCGCGCCTAAATCGGTGGTCAAGGCGCTGGTGGCCGAAGAAGACGCGCCGATC contains these protein-coding regions:
- the arfB gene encoding alternative ribosome rescue aminoacyl-tRNA hydrolase ArfB, which translates into the protein MLHVTETISIADWELSESFMRASGPGGQNVNKVSTAVELRFEAERSPHLTGPVKTRLKRLAGRKWTLEGALVIQVDETRSQARNREIARERLIELIRQALVVPKRRIATKATWGSQQRRLASKSARGEVKSMRGKVGDDD
- a CDS encoding queuosine precursor transporter, whose product is MTRLLPGILAMAAIVLASNILVQFPFGDFLTWGAFTYPFAFLVGDLVNRFQGPRAARIVVLAGFLTGLVCSLIGTQIIGESGPLVTLRVAIGSALAYLVAQMTDVSIFTALRNRPWWQAPLISSLISSSIDTVIFFSIAFSAVFTFLEPGVDVSWAAAPSPLLGFGPAAPFWVSLAIGDWCVKIALALVALVPFRIIISKVTARFA
- the mepA gene encoding penicillin-insensitive murein endopeptidase → MMKLRALPLLAALCAGLTTPLPAASQQLAKDLLGAWKTPSNQDPMPIGSYAKGCAAGLLKMPENGPHWQSMRLSRNRNWGQPVMVEFLMDLSYAASQIGWGKGLYIGDISQPRGGPMITGHASHQIGLDADIWWLAPKRLDLSVAERESLSSIPMRSADQKSVTRAWGPAAQNLLKVAASDPRVDRIFVAAAIKLEICKTAKKSDTAWLQKLRPVAGHDTHFHVRLKCPAGATACETQTPGVAELSKGGNGCDETLNWWVTDYLNPPKQQPGKKDPDEEDPPKKKHPRQFTMADLPRQCQAVLDSN
- a CDS encoding MFS transporter → MVSAKKRIWGWYFFDWASQPYSTLLLTFIFGPYFAEVARGYYMGTGLDEEAAKAAAQSFWGWGIAATSIIIALLAPILGAIADSTGRRLIWVWIFSSFYVIGAWALWWVAPGGEIGILWWAVVFFGMGFIGMEFATIFTNALMPSLSDHEDLGAISGYGFAFGYLGGLIALVLMLGLFITAPQDEGGEYAGAIGEAGQPLVEDDSLAGPELSAIETAEAGPRTYLGIRPILGEDSETMIGTRIVGPFTAIWFMVFMIPFFLWVKEPKTVSRPLQLGRALTELKDLIASLRFRRSLSAYLGSSLLYRDALNALYAFGGVYASGVLGWSVGQIGIFGIVGAVAAVACSWAGGRADRAFGPKPVIAVAVLVLTLVCLVLLGLTRDQIWGIALDSASNESDRIFMVCGALIGGAGGVVQAASRTMMLRHTTPDRATEAFGLFALSGKVASFIAPSAIALVSMISGSQRIGIGLPLIALFLLGLVLLAFVNAKGEQS
- a CDS encoding YggT family protein, whose amino-acid sequence is MKSVFDILMLLLGVAQFVVLAHVILSWLINFQVLNIRQPLVAQIWYSLNRLLEPVYNRVRSILPSMQGIDFAPLVVLLVIIGLRMILLNNQYAFM
- the recQ gene encoding DNA helicase RecQ, whose translation is MRDSAPLSPAALLAEIFGFQGFRPGQAEIVEAVTAGLNTLAIMPTGGGKSLCFQLPALCRDGVTVVISPLIALMRDQVRGLREAGVEAGALTSGNTDEETEEVFQALDEGRLKLLYMAPERLAAGATSALLRRINVTLIAVDEAHCVSQWGHDFRPDYLRIGELRRALNVPLAAFTATADEETRAEIVQRLFDGAQPETFLRGFDRPNIHLSFAAKDGPREQILRYAAARRGQSGIVYCGTRAKTETLAQALREAGHAALHYHGGMEAGDRRHVETRFQRDDGLIVVATVAFGMGIDKPDIRWVAHADLPKSIESYYQEIGRAGRDGAPAEALTLYGADDIRYRRTQIDEGAAPPERKAADHGRLNALLGLAEALACRRQVLLAYFGEESGPCGNCDLCTTPPAVFDGTEPVRKALSAVLRTGESYGAGHLIDILTGTSTEKVRARGHQDLPTFGVGRELSKPAWNSVFLQMMGRDLLRPDFERHGALRMTDSARPVLRGDVEIQLRRPDIRAPKSVVKALVAEEDAPILSALKAKRRALAEAAGVPAYVIFADRTLIEMAEKRPETLDQMAQISGVGAKKLESYGLAFLQVIASGMQAPHPARMALAGQAAGAVYDLLAEAQLRLARGEDGIGKHLSCNATTLRQIAERRPSSLTELERVQGMGQQKAERFGPAFLDILHRAAGQR